A DNA window from Plasmodium brasilianum strain Bolivian I chromosome 12, whole genome shotgun sequence contains the following coding sequences:
- a CDS encoding hypothetical protein (conserved Plasmodium protein) → MNFDNFVNILYGKDVFDDENSKYIRDTIFPYLLPLVRLVNNQKEKHKYFNIFYDNNEKELLTNLHGERGDTDVEQTDIFTTDKLKVGSTELLEIQQEVLKKYVNVNPILLLSEYIVEEYRNKNKNNKITENNVY, encoded by the exons atgaattttgataattttgttaatattttatatggaaAAGATGTATTCGATGATGAGAATTCCAAGTACATCAGAGATACCATTTTCCCATATTTATTACCT TTAGTTAGATTAGTAAATAATCAAAAAGAGAAACATAAATacttcaatatattttatgataataatgaaaaggaaCTATTAACCAATTTACACGGTGAAAG GGGTGACACCGACGTAg aacaAACAGACATTTTTACCACTGATAAGTTAAAAGTAGGTTCTACAGAACTGCTTGAAATCCAGCAAGaa GTTTTGAagaaatatgtaaatgtcAACCCAATCTTATTACTAAGTGAATACATTGTAGAAGAATAcagaaacaaaaataaaaacaataaaataacagaaaataacgtttattaa
- a CDS encoding ribose-phosphate pyrophosphokinase, with product MINKFYNSCSRKLYKHKDKLLRHFFSKNETVNIYQNNFHKSLHFVYENSNHNKFNEYPVLYNEQKRHNDKKSNYKTEIVIFANILGISVPSKKDENIENKITNIKKNEFILINNNNNKKNANSQESRNLIGTDDAFLEKNKKKPKDDKYEYYQELSEYSNMQIFSSNSHHELANEICSNLGISLGRAYVGKYSDGEIALQIMDEVRGRDIYIIHSTPSGGKDVHSRLMELFLFISTLRRSSAKKVTAVIPYLNYSRQTNHLDDYNYVHSLGAPEIAILLQACGVDSIISVDLHNPRIEGFSTHEKLFQPSLMNINPQSLAVEYLKKKKLQNPVIVSIDNEGAERTKEFWIRMKKHSINAGFTTLVSSSYDEINSREGHPSNNRNEPNNVSSNKHKNIPYTDKKKNNISFNIPENKSIDKKNINIYEKEKFTIVGDIKNCDCILIDDILDTGEKSKKVASLLKNAGARKIYLYATHAILSDGCIEKINESCIDEVVTTNTIHIPSNICCEKLHILSVAKLVAEGIKRVHNEYSQNAMEDFSDGQVEMKA from the coding sequence AtgattaataaattttataatagttGCTCTCGGAAGCTTTATAAACATAAAGACAAATTACTAAGACActtttttagtaaaaatgaaacagTAAACATTTaccaaaataattttcataagaGTTTACACTTTGTATATGAAAATTCAAACCACAAcaaatttaatgaatatccagtattatataatgaacaaaAGAGACACAATgacaaaaaaagtaattacaAAACAGAAATTGTTATATTTGCAAATATATTGGGGATAAGTGTACCTTCAAAGAAGgatgaaaatattgaaaataaaattacaaatataaaaaaaaatgaatttattttaataaataataataataataaaaagaatgctAATTCTCAAGAGTCTCGTAACTTAATTGGGACAGATGATGCATTCCTAGAAAAGAATAAGAAGAAACCAAAAGatgataaatatgaatattacCAAGAATTAAGTGAATATAGTaatatgcaaatattttCTAGTAATAGTCATCATGAATTAGCGAATGAAATATGTTCCAATTTAGGAATAAGTTTGGGCAGAGCATATGTTGGAAAATATAGTGATGGGGAAATAGCCCTTCAAATAATGGATGAAGTTAGAGGGCgagatatttatataattcattctACACCATCAGGTGGTAAAGATGTTCATTCTCGTTTAatggaattatttttatttatttcaacaTTAAGGAGATCATCTGCGAAAAAAGTTACAGCTGTTATACCCTATTTAAACTATTCAAGACAAACAAACCATTTAGATGACtataattatgtacattCATTGGGTGCTCCTGAAATAGCAATTTTGTTGCAAGCTTGTGGTGTTGATTCAATTATTTCTGTTGACTTACACAATCCGAGAATTGAAGGATTTTCTACGCATGAAAAACTTTTTCAACCGTCCCTTATGAATATTAACCCACAATCATTAGCTgtagaatatttaaaaaaaaaaaaacttcaaAACCCAGTTATTGTTTCTATTGACAATGAAGGCGCAGAGAGAACAAAAGAATTTTGGATTCGAATGAAAAAGCATTCAATTAATGCAGGGTTTACTACCCTTGTCTCTAGTTCTtatgatgaaataaataGTAGGGAAGGACACCCAAGTAATAATAGAAATGAACCAAATAATGTTTCCAGTAACAAGCATAAGAACATACCTTAtacagataaaaaaaaaaataatatttcatttaacataccagaaaataaaagcatcgataaaaaaaatataaatatatacgaaaaagagaaatttaCAATAGTTGgagatattaaaaattgtgACTGTATTTTAATAGATGATATTCTTGATACAGGTGAGAAATCTAAAAAAGTTGCTTCTCTTTTAAAAAACGCTGGAGccagaaaaatatatctttatgcCACCCATGCTATACTTTCTGATGGTTGCATTGAAAAGATTAACGAATCATGTATTGATGAAGTTGTAACCACAAATACCATACATATTCCAAGCAATATATGTTGtgaaaaattacatattttgtCAGTTGCTAAATTAGTAGCTGAAGGAATTAAAAGAGTTCACAATGAATATTCACAGAATGCAATGGAAGATTTCTCAGATGGGCAAGTGGAAATGAAGgcataa
- a CDS encoding regulator of nonsense transcripts 3B, with amino-acid sequence MHSRIRPYKVLQKEKASENNNSNNEKDTNKDIKEYKAHQDDNKKRINEKIKKNIQLGNYEHIKRFINRENERSERRMINQTNYNSDISYYDVHSKQQSKRNEEYKSATILEKEKNTLISLIKKEQRCVKKKKIIIRHLPPTLSESLFFDSFPNNMKDELDYYYYVNGSIGKHSGDDITYSCMYLSFKDDLKTEEFIKTQHGKYFYDLNGVKYKAVVSYAPNQTLIYKNKSDDINNTLESDAYFLKCCEEMNNSTQPLKKDIDYYDLINVEKENGAILSPVVVALRNKFRDRNKMK; translated from the coding sequence atgcattcaCGTATAAGGCCATATAAGGTATTACAGAAAGAAAAAGCtagtgaaaataataatagtaacaatgaaaaagatactaataaagatataaagGAATATAAAGCTCATCaagatgataataaaaaacgtATTAATGAAAAGATTAAGAAGAATATACAATTAGGGAATTATGAACATATTAAAAGATTCATTAATAGGGAAAATGAAAGGTCTGAGAGAAGAATGATAAATcaaacaaattataattcAGATATCAGCTATTATGATGTACACAGTAAACAACAATCAAAACGTaatgaagaatataaaaGTGCGACTATattagaaaaggaaaaaaatacattgatatctctaataaaaaaagaacaacgttgtgtaaaaaagaaaaaaattataattaggCATTTACCCCCAACTTTAAGCGAAAGCCTTTTTTTTGATTCTTTTCcaaataatatgaaagatGAGTtagattattattattatgttaatgGAAGTATTGGAAAACATTCTGGTGACGATATCACTTattcatgtatgtatttatcttttaaGGATGATTTAAAAACAGAGGAATTTATAAAGACACAACATGGAAAATACTTTTATGACTTAAACGGCGTTAAATATAAAGCAGTTGTGTCATACGCACCAAATCAAAcattaatatacaaaaacaaatctgatgatattaataataccCTTGAATCAGatgcttattttttaaaatgttgtGAAGAAATGAATAATTCAACTCAACCccttaaaaaagatatagattattatgatttaattaatgtagaaaaagaaaatggtGCTATTTTATCTCCTGTAGTTGTAGCATTAAGAAATAAGTTTAGAGATaggaacaaaatgaaataa
- a CDS encoding nicotinamide/nicotinic acid mononucleotide adenylyltransferase: protein MNKNICIYGGSYDPITYAHEMVLTEVSKLEWIDEIWVVLCRCRHDKDLAAFQHRHNMFSLIVNNISSEKFKNKIFLKDLECKDTATPTYDLLKTQKEIHPNYTFYFAIGSDLLPDIFNWDNGEKLVLENNFIIVERGNFNMDEEILKKIPNYHLIKIEKMSFVNYISSSDARKILTEKKNLEDLQKYINPIIIDYIKEHNLYEHHLK from the coding sequence atgaacaaaaatatatgcatatatggaGGTTCCTATGACCCGATAACTTATGCCCATGAAATGGTTCTTACCGAAGTTAGCAAATTAGAATGGATTGATGAAATATGGGTTGTTCTATGCAGATGTAGACATGATAAAGACCTAGCAGCGTTTCAACACAGGCATAATATGTTTTCATTAATAGTTAATAACATTTCAtctgaaaaatttaaaaataaaatatttttaaaagaccTTGAATGTAAGGATACAGCAACTCCTACGTATGATTTGTTAAAGAcacaaaaagaaatacatcCTAATTACaccttttattttgctattgGCTCCGATTTATTGCCTGACATTTTCAATTGGGATAATGGTGAAAAATTagttttagaaaataatttcataattgTTGAAAGGGGTAATTTTAATATGgatgaagaaatattaaaaaaaattccaaattatcatttaattaaaattgaaaaaatgtctttcgttaattatatttcatcAAGTGATgcaagaaaaatattaacagaaaaaaagaatttagaAGATTtacagaaatatattaatccTATAATTAttgattatataaaagaacatAACTTATATGAACATCatttgaaataa
- a CDS encoding hypothetical protein (conserved Plasmodium protein), whose product MGSNSVSELINEYMGCEDTHKESKIKIANNLVKNFCLLKELNLLTTIKNEEKSQVLDITNNKDNNIITYDSNNIIYANKYIMDFLQIKEQNVIKINEEKQRKKKKKSYEEEILNEKDILSIINTLNINELNLSVYEKNIMYCDELDSFKVFNSQLLVKYIDNIATTEKDKRAHLKYYEIFNLLIKNYNNTLSLIKTQQRVINDLIFYAHNILINNKMLREKNKNLIKMNSANIELKNKLYDNNAVQIKLPFTGGEELSSLYQIQIDLYRKHINHLYNENDELRKNMSMFNAGSRASNF is encoded by the coding sequence ATGGGGAGCAATAGTGTAAGTGAactaataaatgaatatatggGATGTGAGGATACACATAaagaaagcaaaataaaaatcgcCAATAATttagttaaaaatttttgtcttttgaaggaattaaatttattaacaactataaaaaatgaagaaaaaagcCAAGTTCTTGACATTACcaataataaagataataatataataacttatgatagcaataatattatttatgctaataaatatattatggatTTCTTACAAATTAAAGAAcaaaatgtaattaaaataaatgaagaaaaacagaggaaaaagaaaaagaagagttatgaagaagaaatattaaatgaaaaagatatattaagtattattaatacattaaatattaatgaattaaatcTATCCgtgtatgaaaaaaatattatgtactgTGATGAACTAGATAGTTTTAAAGTTTTTAACAGCCAATTATTAGTAAAGTATATTGATAATATAGCAACAACAGAAAAGGATAAACGTgctcatttaaaatattatgaaatttttaatttgttaataaaaaattataataacacTCTGAGTTTAATAAAAACACAACAAAGAGTTATAaatgatttaattttttatgcgcataatatattaataaataataaaatgctgagagagaaaaataaaaatttaattaaaatgaattcAGCGAAtattgaattaaaaaataagttatatgataataatgcaGTTCAAATAAAATTGCCTTTTACAGGTGGAGAAGAACTGTCTTCCTTATATCAGATCCAAATTGATTTATATAGAAAACACATCAATCATTtgtataatgaaaatgatgagttaagaaaaaatatgagcATGTTCAATGCAGGGAGTAGGGCCTCAAACTTTTGA
- a CDS encoding hypothetical protein (conserved Plasmodium protein): MDLNDNIYTDLPDDSKDERQNNEIGENETLNGNPKKEDEKDKNVNAEISRDTLNGVNNVANNTTSIQADLDSSNTINGSNNGANSNELKNNSNFPKSNSVEKSLEYLEIHEKENKLDKENESKLMKTEEEKKNENLPNDKNRNFENVSINISSKVPLSEKKSSSFINNGPFYIEVKGLLEVLNAQDFAKNVNMKNSDFRAKDRNALINKRSYSVPSKVASKNIPKDTINRQNSKTGVHLQKNALLSKSTNIQKKPPLLMKSLVTPPKALIQNNLETNENIRKSVDISKGKAVFRNLLKKTLEQEELKIKSKPLIKINFAPSKGSTTTTTTTNNDNNNNNNNNEEEREKHKAKMINIKAEKEPFKFIPKKIPFLIKEKNIKHKAPPKGNIKHTLHYLKKAAETKNKEENELSMPKNVSIKGINDAEKSVLLTTRKFIEKPKNTQKISSLKMVSTKREKAILDIKKFFKKKPISKLVNNLIPKEKEKKKKIILFKNAKVKKEQLLPKSSIENKISKLNDTTDTAKREIDDKEEVEKENIEIAKEKDKIKATDDKEELYQINNKDGITLDNMMMEYDTEREKSIDDKYEQRLNDLTENETEKEDRKLYESKVTEVETVKKVDDDEDFEIGEIKEVELKGEMKGQKDGEKVSDKEILDIEKREELIDTAKSLEPEKDTKEEEKLDDKQNLEAEREEKLWNNETISEDEKKEEKMDLNDKESVVMVKEENVLHRKEDSQTERVEEEEKEKEKQEEKEAKDEIEEINKMGEKEKQEKGEDNKQNGPENKKESTEILKEMKKTKNDIKKSADQKLNKKILKKGDNVLLKHEPIKSILNSKQDVKLPLNPKKNTKSVLNVKQIVKPELTLKHKATIKGNAVFPKLKSEVIGSANVNANVNSTGNLKEKRNIGKEKSNGLEKSSNINKSALQRKSTLFMKKGIGIKKISSSKNSIKDIDAEKKKGEKKTNGSNNDNKNVNVNMNMKMNVKMNVNMKKNLPDELQNSRSPSKKVSSTSFKSTMTILKKKKTLSKSKSDNTINEKLTNNSKTIVSSKSDNIRNMLLEQDKIIKKKKMETKEVDGANGTNAANGTNEKKGNDLNNKKTRNFKKLKLNRKCNTVDAGKFSSSDESDDENKKLPSEGNEISFFKGIFEMDKKTNNSLKKSKSLKKQKSKSLKKQKSKAGENINKGSDDISNEEDKLIKKIAKLNSSKKIKAAISSQMKMDKEMKKLKSGILHKETSNANKLKGKKNAKKLKGTNDNNGNDNVVVKRESALSEIELGKSKSSKYSKDKWNNNYVTPRMGTDKFINVDDESSESFNSHSSHRSSLRSVALSVSSKKLKKKKNIIKRNMDEGENYNIKAGSNKGTNVGGKVKNINSNSNSISNSNGSSDSNINSNRNSNSNINSNSNSSGLKKKAINMNIRNSNKVNGCVKSGGFQNIGRSDIPLFSPMHYRDPINAGDEERRNRSIGSTGFLNLRESSSFKFNRIKSTNALRNLSLQVKWDPTNDFARTMTTTDEPSLHVNNLYTKNVLRRRPSEIEKQSNWMFVKCCSNNKDCNFYERKEPVVQNFSSLVNENNKYISYNPKSYLQHFSSNTVKLSNMYESTMFTNKTLRRSSQVNDHVMNRQVKGHNNNKSNSSNRPLNSKMSSETYTNKAFFNSGSLKLKRRPSCIATTNYCSCI; this comes from the coding sequence ATGGATTTAAACGATAACATATACACGGACTTACCAGATGATTCTAAAGATGAAAGACAGAATAATGAAATAGGAGAAAACGAAACACTTAATGGAAACCCTAAAAAGGAAgatgaaaaagataaaaatgtaaatgcaGAAATAAGTAGAGATACTTTAAACGGTGTTAACAATGTTGCAAACAACACCACCAGTATCCAAGCAGATTTAGACTCTTCGAATACGATAAATGGCAGTAATAATGGTGCTAATTCAAATGAGTTAAAAAACAACTCAAATTTTCCAAAGTCAAACTCTGTCGAAAAATCATTAGAATACTTGGAGATTCATGAAAAGGAGAATAAATTagataaagaaaatgaatCTAAGTTAATGAAAAcggaagaagaaaaaaaaaatgagaatttaccaaatgataaaaacagaaattttgaaaatgtcTCTATAAACATAAGCTCCAAAGTTCCTCTgtctgaaaaaaaaagtagttcatttattaataacGGGCCCTTTTATATTGAAGTCAAAGGGCTTTTAGAAGTTCTTAATGCTCAAGattttgcaaaaaatgtgaatatgaaaaattcaGATTTTAGAGCAAAAGATAGAAATGCACTGATTAACAAACGTTCGTATAGTGTTCCAAGTAAAGTAgcttcaaaaaatatacctAAAGATACTATTAATAGACAAAATAGTAAAACTGGGGTTCATCTTcaaaaaaatgcattattATCTAAGTCaacaaatatacaaaaaaagccTCCTTTATTAATGAAGTCTCTCGTAACACCACCAAAAGCTTTGATCCAAAATAATCTtgaaacaaatgaaaatatcAGAAAATCAGTTGATATTAGTAAAGGAAAAGCCGTTTTcagaaatttattaaaaaaaactcTAGAAcaagaagaattaaaaataaaatctaaACCGttgattaaaataaattttgcaCCTTCAAAGGGGAGTACTACCACCACTACTACGactaataatgataataacaataataataacaataatgaaGAAGAGAGGGAGAAGCATAAagcaaaaatgataaatataaaagcagAAAAAGAACCTTTCAAATTTATTCCTAAAAAAATTCCATTCTTaattaaagagaaaaatattaagcaCAAAGCACCTCCCAAAggtaatataaaacatacattacactatttaaaaaaagctgcagaaacaaaaaataaagaagaaaacgaATTATCCATGCCAAAAAATGTCAGTATAAAAGGTATTAATGATGCAGAAAAAAGTGTACTATTGACAACACGTAAATTTATAGAGAAACcaaaaaatacacaaaaaattaGCTCTTTAAAAATGGTATCTACTAAAAGGGAAAAAGCAATTTtagacataaaaaaatttttcaaaaaaaaaccCATTTCGAAGTTAGTAAACAATTTAATACctaaggaaaaagaaaaaaaaaaaaaaataatattatttaagaatGCGAAAGTTAAAAAAGAACAGTTACTCCCTAAATCATcgattgaaaataaaatatccaAATTAAATGATACGACAGATACTGCTAAGCGAGAAATAGACGACAAAGAAGAGgtagaaaaggaaaacataGAAATTGCTAaagaaaaggataaaataaaagcaacAGATGACAAGGAAGaattatatcaaataaataataaagatgGAATCACCTTAGATAACATGATGATGGAATATGATACAGAAAGAGAGAAATCAATAGATgataaatatgaacaaaggCTAAATGACTTGACAGAAAATGAAACTGAAAAGGAAGATCGAAAATTGTATGAATCAAAGGTAACAGAAGTAGAGACTGTAAAAAAAGTGGACGATGATGAAGATTTCGAAATAGGAGAGATAAAAGAAGTCGAATTGAAAGGAGAAATGAAAGGACAAAAGGATGGAGAAAAAGTTAGTGATAAGGAAATCCTTGatatagaaaaaagagaagaactGATAGATACTGCAAAAAGTTTGGAACCAGAAAAGGATACtaaggaagaagaaaaattagaTGATAAACAAAATTTGGAAGCagaaagagaagaaaaattgTGGAATAATGAGACGATTTctgaagatgaaaaaaaagaagaaaaaatggatCTAAATGATAAAGAAAGTGTTGTTATGGTGAAGGAGGAAAACGTTTTGCATCGTAAGGAAGACTCTCAGACAGAAAGGGTAGAGGAAGaagagaaagagaaagaaaagcAAGAGGAAAAGGAAGCGAAAGATGAGATAGAAGAGATAAACAAGATGGGAGAGAAggaaaaacaagaaaaaggTGAAGACAATAAACAAAATGGAcctgaaaataaaaaagagtcAACGGAAATTttgaaagaaatgaaaaaaacaaaaaatgatataaagaAAAGTGCAGACcagaaattaaataaaaagatactAAAAAAAGGGGATAATGTATTGTTAAAACACGAACCTATAAAGTCTATTCTAAACTCAAAGCAGGACGTAAAATTGCCATTGAACcccaaaaaaaatacaaaatctGTATTAAACGTAAAGCAAATAGTAAAACCTGAATTAACTCTGAAGCATAAAGCAACAATAAAGGGTAACGCAGTTTTTCCAAAGTTGAAAAGTGAAGTCATTGGTAGTGCTAATGTCAATGCAAATGTCAATAGCACTggaaatttaaaagaaaaaaggaacataggaaaagaaaaaagtaatgGTTTAGAAAAAAGTAGCAATATTAACAAAAGTGCATTACAAAGAAAGAGCACATTATTCATGAAAAAGGGCATAGGGATAAAGAAGATTTCCTCCAGTAAAAATTCAATAAAAGATATAgatgcagaaaaaaaaaaaggtgaaaaaaagacaaatgGATCAAACAATGATAATAAGAATGTGAatgtaaatatgaatatgaaaatgaatGTGAAAATGAATgtgaatatgaaaaaaaacttaCCCGATGAGTTACAGAATAGTAGAAGTCCATCCAAAAAAGTTTCTTCTACATCTTTTAAGAGTACAATgaccattttaaaaaaaaaaaaaacattgaGTAAATCTAAGAGTGATAATACCATTAACGAAAAATTGACAAATAACAGCAAGACGATCGTGTCCTCAAAATCGGACAACATTCGTAATATGTTGTTAGAACaggataaaattataaaaaaaaaaaagatggaaACAAAGGAAGTAGATGGAGCAAATGGAACAAATGCTGCTAACGGAACAAACGAAAAGAAGGGAAATGATTtgaacaacaaaaaaacgcgaaattttaaaaaactcaAATTAAATAGGAAATGTAACACCGTTGATGCAGGTAAATTCAGTTCGTCTGATGAGAgtgatgatgaaaataaaaagttaccTTCAGAAGGAAAtgaaatatcattttttaaaggaattttcgaaatggataaaaagacaaataattctttaaaaaaatctaaatcattaaaaaaacaaaaatctaaatcattaaaaaaacaaaaatctAAAGCAggggaaaatataaataagggGAGTGACGATATATCAAATGAAGAAGACAagttaataaagaaaattgcAAAGTTAAatagttcaaaaaaaataaaagctgCTATATCATCACAAATGAAAATGgataaagaaatgaaaaaattgaagtCCGGAATACTACACAAAGAAACCAGTAATGCAAATAAAttgaaagggaaaaaaaatgcaaaaaaactTAAGGGaacaaatgataataatggtaATGATAACGTAGTTGTAAAAAGAGAAAGTGCTTTATCAGAAATAGAGTTGGGAAAAAGTAAATCTTCAAAATACTCAAAAGATAAAtggaataataattatgtaacACCAAGAATGGGAACAGATAAGTTTATTAATGTAGATGATGAAAGCTCGGAATCATTTAATTCGCATTCTTCTCATAGAAGTAGCCTACGTTCTGTTGCACTATCTGTGTCTTccaaaaaactaaaaaaaaagaaaaacataattaaaaggAACATGGATGAAGgagaaaattataacataaaGGCAGGTAGCAATAAAGGTACAAATGTAGGAGGGAAagtaaaaaacattaatagtaatagtaatagtattAGTAACAGTAATGGTAGCAGTGATAGTAACATTAATAGCAACAGAAATAGTAACAGCAACATcaatagcaatagtaatagcagtggtcttaaaaaaaaggcaataaatatgaatattagAAATAGTAACAAGGTGAATGGATGTGTGAAATCAGGCGGGTTTCAAAATATAGGCAGATCAGATATACCATTGTTTTCACCTATGCATTATAGAGATCCTATAAATGCAGGTGATgaagaaagaagaaatagAAGTATAGGAAGTACTGGGTTTTTGAACTTAAGAGAATCATCTTCATTTAAGTTTAATAGAATTAAATCAACGAATGCTTTAAGAAATTTATCTCTTCAAGTAAAATGGGATCCCACTAATGATTTTGCAAGAACAATGACAACAACAGATGAACCAAGCTTgcatgtaaataatttatatacaaaaaatgtattaagaAGAAGACCAAGtgaaatagaaaaacaaTCCAATTGGATGTTTGTTAAATGCTGTTCCAACAATAAAGACTGCAATTTCTATGAAAGAAAAGAACCTGTTGTACAAAACTTTAGCTCTTtagtaaatgaaaataataaatatatatcttacaATCCTAAGTCCTACTTACAACATTTTTCTAGTAATACTGTCAAGCTCTCCAACATGTATGAGTCAACTATGTTTACAAATAAAACGCTGCGTAGGAGCTCACAAGTTAATGACCATGTTATGAATAGGCAAGTAAAGGggcataataataataaaagtaacaGTAGTAATAGGCCTTTAAACAGCAAAATGAGTTCAGAGACATACACTAACAAagcattttttaatagtgGCTCCTTGAAACTAAAAAGGAGGCCCTCCTGCATTGCAACCACCAATTATTGTAGTTGCATTTAA
- a CDS encoding ribonuclease P protein subunit RPR2 — MLNSENENEFTITKSHLLKNKDRCDVLKRKLNNLSSIKNCPNNVFKDNSEKTKTGTVKKHEHVEEYNNSECFNEDINSDVQAKNNSSKNKETNEKIQIYDELSVSEPNRRNRKKRKKKGNNNDEAAKPMKQMIRINYLLQASFLMNHFSPNISREYIKTMRRLSNKFLIKYDKKFKKLFCKKCNSVLIPSVTCKVSVNPLNLPKNKTKKNEHVQDFTSTNNNFKSRDEYLVYYKCNHCQHNTKFVYENNSTVPHEKENQVLR; from the coding sequence atgttgaaCTCAGAAAATGAAAACGAGTTTACTATCACTAAAAGCCAtctgttaaaaaataaagatcgTTGTGatgtattaaaaagaaagttAAATAACTTAAGCTCTATTAAAAATTGTCcaaataatgtatttaaagacaattcagaaaaaacaaaaactgGAACAGTAAAAAAGCATGAACATGTTGAGGAATATAACAATTCTGAATGCTTTAATGAAGATATAAATAGTGATGTTcaagcaaaaaataattcatcgaaaaataaggaaacaaatgaaaaaatacaaatatatgatgAATTAAGCGTAAGTGAACCAAATCGAaggaatagaaaaaaaagaaaaaaaaaaggtaataatAACGATGAAGCAGCAAAACCAATGAAACAAATGAttagaataaattatttattgcaagcatcatttttaatgaatcaCTTTAGCCCCAATATATCTAgggaatatataaaaactatGAGAAGACTTTCTAACaagtttttaataaaatatgataaaaaattcaaaaagtTGTTTTGCAAAAAGTGCAATTCAGTTCTAATCCCAAGTGTAACTTGCAAAGTTTCTGTTAACCCACTGAACTTACCGAAAAacaaaactaaaaaaaatgaacatgtGCAAGATTTTACAAgcacaaataataattttaagtcAAGAGATGAATATCTGGTTTATTACAAGTGCAACCACTGTCAGCATAACACAAAATTTGTTTATGAAAATAACTCAACTGTTCCtcatgaaaaagaaaaccaAGTCCTTCGATAA